In a genomic window of Methanosarcina horonobensis HB-1 = JCM 15518:
- a CDS encoding TetR/AcrR family transcriptional regulator has translation MLPEYREEAKKRIVEAGLEVMYEKGYCNTTMDDIARRLDVSKPALYRYFKNKDELVIESANYLQTQYRDIKTTCNSDTCPVDAWIEIFDQIMSPDIKIHALYFEILGMTVHKPEIQKRSIEGMKHGLNQPVHEITEQQHKGLIPSETDPRTLAVALVSLFNGMRVLILLGVDWNEVRSRWIEILRNLFGITEKGEQTKCSRDCKLFEDCNNVLKA, from the coding sequence ATGCTACCTGAGTACAGGGAAGAGGCAAAAAAAAGAATTGTTGAAGCAGGGCTGGAGGTAATGTATGAAAAAGGATACTGTAACACTACAATGGATGATATTGCCCGCCGCCTTGATGTCAGCAAACCCGCTCTCTACCGCTATTTTAAGAATAAGGATGAACTGGTTATAGAAAGTGCAAATTACCTCCAGACGCAATATCGTGATATAAAGACAACCTGTAATTCCGATACATGCCCGGTTGATGCATGGATAGAAATCTTCGATCAAATAATGTCACCCGATATTAAAATACATGCGTTGTACTTCGAAATTCTCGGGATGACAGTACATAAGCCTGAAATTCAGAAAAGATCGATCGAAGGCATGAAGCATGGACTTAATCAGCCAGTTCATGAAATCACAGAACAGCAGCATAAAGGCCTTATTCCATCCGAGACAGATCCGCGTACTCTTGCAGTCGCTCTCGTGTCATTATTCAATGGAATGCGGGTTCTTATTCTTCTTGGAGTTGATTGGAATGAAGTCCGATCTCGATGGATCGAAATACTCCGGAATTTATTTGGAATAACGGAAAAAGGAGAGCAGAC
- a CDS encoding SAM-dependent methyltransferase: MEKPDNTENRILETSGKKKGSSITAENVAFVRALESLKPEGERICYDPYAVRFLSQQYLVFLKMAVHDPSKTPFPGVHNSLSARVRYFDDFVKKFIDEGLEQLVILGAGYDTRAYRIEGLKGKVRVFEVDHPETQGVKMEKIKDIFGSLPDHIEYVSVDFGIEDFGQQLLEHGYEKSLKTVFIMEGLIYYLPPKAVDEMLSFIAKNSGIGSAIIFDYVHESSIDRTDGICGVQCTACDQNAIKNAAKDMAQQGEPYKFGIKEGMIEEFITQCGFSQFCNVTSEDYKKAYFHGINESRPVCCLSYFAHAVVE, encoded by the coding sequence ATGGAAAAACCGGACAACACTGAAAACAGAATTCTTGAGACCAGCGGGAAGAAAAAAGGATCGAGTATTACAGCTGAGAATGTAGCGTTCGTCAGAGCTCTCGAATCGCTCAAGCCGGAGGGCGAACGCATTTGCTATGACCCATATGCAGTCCGCTTTCTCAGCCAACAATATTTGGTATTTTTGAAAATGGCAGTTCATGACCCCTCCAAAACACCGTTCCCTGGTGTGCATAATTCGCTTTCGGCAAGAGTCAGATATTTTGATGATTTTGTGAAAAAGTTTATTGACGAAGGACTTGAGCAGCTGGTCATCCTGGGTGCAGGATATGATACTCGGGCATACAGAATCGAAGGACTGAAGGGTAAAGTAAGGGTTTTCGAAGTTGACCATCCTGAAACTCAAGGCGTGAAAATGGAAAAGATCAAAGATATCTTCGGCTCGCTCCCGGATCACATCGAGTATGTTTCGGTTGATTTTGGGATCGAAGACTTTGGTCAGCAACTGCTGGAACATGGATACGAAAAGTCACTGAAGACCGTCTTCATAATGGAAGGTTTAATCTACTACCTTCCACCGAAAGCCGTTGATGAGATGCTGTCCTTTATCGCAAAAAATTCGGGCATCGGGAGTGCAATCATCTTCGATTATGTCCATGAGTCCAGTATTGATAGAACGGATGGAATATGCGGCGTGCAGTGTACGGCATGCGACCAGAATGCAATAAAGAATGCCGCAAAAGATATGGCGCAGCAGGGAGAGCCTTATAAGTTCGGCATCAAAGAAGGAATGATCGAGGAGTTCATTACTCAGTGCGGTTTTTCCCAGTTCTGTAATGTAACCAGTGAAGACTATAAAAAGGCCTATTTCCATGGGATCAATGAAAGTCGGCCAGTATGCTGCTTGTCATATTTCGCCCATGCGGTAGTGGAGTAA
- a CDS encoding transposase encodes MFSLEDLTSIRVQNRKGKDFNRKLNSWAFYQLAQFLEYKAEALGKRVIYVDPRFSSQKCSKCGDIRKSNRNGSSYHCRDCGFQIHADLNAALNIAQAGISCLSRVSVNNPNVTT; translated from the coding sequence ATATTTTCACTTGAAGACCTCACAAGTATTAGAGTCCAAAACCGGAAAGGTAAAGACTTCAACCGGAAGCTTAATTCTTGGGCTTTCTATCAACTTGCTCAGTTCCTTGAGTACAAAGCAGAAGCTCTTGGTAAGAGAGTTATCTATGTTGATCCTCGTTTCTCTTCTCAGAAATGCTCCAAATGTGGAGATATTCGGAAGAGTAACCGGAACGGTAGTTCTTACCATTGTAGAGATTGCGGTTTTCAGATACATGCTGATCTTAATGCCGCTTTGAACATTGCTCAAGCAGGTATATCTTGCCTGAGTAGGGTTTCTGTCAATAACCCAAACGTAACAACGTAA
- a CDS encoding transposase: MSIATINGRIKATFNIPECYQEYVNWEVRSSTLKYDVKKNTFFLHVIFRKDSPEHSGNRILGIDRGIVNIAVCSNNVFFNGKSIKNVRGKYAYLRKQLQSKGTKSAKCLLKKMSRKERRFVTDTNHCISKTIVNMP, from the coding sequence GTGAGCATTGCTACAATCAACGGAAGAATTAAAGCAACTTTTAACATCCCTGAATGTTATCAAGAGTATGTTAATTGGGAAGTCAGAAGTTCTACTCTAAAATATGATGTCAAGAAAAATACTTTTTTCCTGCATGTAATTTTCAGAAAAGACTCTCCCGAACATTCTGGAAACAGAATTCTCGGAATTGATAGAGGTATCGTAAATATTGCAGTTTGCTCTAACAACGTTTTCTTTAACGGAAAATCCATAAAAAACGTTAGGGGCAAATACGCATATCTCCGTAAACAATTGCAGTCCAAAGGCACTAAGTCGGCTAAATGTCTTCTCAAGAAGATGAGTCGAAAAGAAAGACGGTTTGTGACTGATACTAATCACTGCATCTCGAAAACCATTGTTAATATGCCTTAA
- a CDS encoding nitroreductase family protein: MAHIIVDQDRCTGCGICVKICSSGIINPAAETHLPHVPEDNISRCLYCGHCEAFCPSQALILNLRPDEKVTLPADAGTISPEDLAFYIKKRRSVRHFTREPVPKEKILEVLDIARYAASGTNGQPVEWLVVHDPEKVRKIAGLTIEWMRSLLNTPHPMSSYVPMLISAWEQGYDVICRGAPHLLFAHIPEKNPVAPVDAIIALTHFDIAAPAFGIGTCWAGFVAAAAMYYEPLQKELGLPAGRKCAYAMMFGNPQYKIYGIPRRKPLEVMWQ; the protein is encoded by the coding sequence ATGGCCCATATTATCGTTGACCAGGATCGCTGCACAGGGTGCGGTATTTGCGTAAAAATATGCTCTTCAGGTATTATCAATCCGGCTGCTGAGACCCATCTCCCGCATGTGCCTGAAGACAACATTTCTCGCTGTCTATACTGCGGGCACTGCGAAGCTTTCTGCCCTTCTCAGGCTCTCATTCTGAATCTCCGTCCTGATGAGAAAGTTACCCTTCCTGCCGATGCAGGTACTATCTCTCCAGAGGATCTGGCTTTCTATATCAAGAAACGCAGGTCTGTCAGGCATTTTACCAGGGAGCCTGTACCAAAAGAGAAAATTCTTGAAGTCCTCGATATTGCCCGTTATGCAGCATCCGGAACTAACGGTCAGCCGGTGGAGTGGCTGGTTGTTCACGACCCGGAGAAAGTCAGGAAGATTGCTGGGCTCACCATCGAATGGATGAGGAGCCTGCTGAACACTCCCCACCCGATGAGTAGCTATGTCCCGATGCTTATCTCGGCGTGGGAGCAGGGATACGATGTCATTTGCCGGGGTGCTCCGCATCTGCTTTTTGCCCACATTCCGGAAAAGAACCCTGTTGCACCGGTCGATGCCATTATTGCCCTCACCCATTTTGATATTGCTGCGCCTGCATTCGGAATCGGAACCTGCTGGGCTGGCTTTGTTGCAGCGGCTGCCATGTACTATGAGCCTCTCCAGAAGGAACTCGGCCTGCCCGCAGGAAGGAAATGTGCCTATGCAATGATGTTCGGTAACCCGCAGTACAAGATCTATGGAATTCCTCGCAGGAAGCCACTTGAAGTTATGTGGCAGTAA
- a CDS encoding DJ-1/PfpI family protein has translation MNFGFLIFPGLEELDLVGPWEIISLWSKFAQGPENCLMIAENPEPVICSKGMSINPHATFEDCPPLDFLLVPGGEGTRREVDNPSLIQFVARQAENCKAVLSVCTGTFILHRAGLLTNKRATTHWASLQKLRELGDVEVIEDRIVRDGNIWTSAGISAGIDLALAFIEYMTDEKIAGKIQLGAEYYPSGKSYGMMHKFPQASGYIRKRD, from the coding sequence ATGAATTTCGGATTTTTGATTTTCCCAGGCCTTGAAGAACTTGATCTTGTCGGTCCCTGGGAAATAATATCACTCTGGAGCAAATTTGCTCAGGGACCTGAAAACTGCCTGATGATTGCCGAAAATCCCGAACCTGTGATCTGTAGTAAAGGGATGTCTATAAATCCTCACGCCACCTTTGAAGACTGCCCTCCACTTGATTTTCTCCTTGTGCCGGGTGGAGAAGGCACGCGCAGAGAAGTGGACAATCCATCCCTAATTCAATTCGTTGCCAGGCAGGCTGAGAACTGTAAAGCTGTCCTTTCTGTCTGTACCGGCACATTCATCCTTCATCGCGCCGGTCTGCTCACAAACAAACGAGCTACTACCCACTGGGCTTCACTTCAGAAGCTACGAGAATTAGGCGATGTTGAAGTTATAGAGGACCGGATTGTAAGGGATGGCAACATCTGGACCTCGGCAGGCATTTCTGCTGGCATTGATCTGGCGCTTGCATTTATTGAATATATGACAGATGAAAAAATAGCTGGCAAAATTCAACTCGGGGCCGAATATTACCCATCCGGCAAGTCGTATGGTATGATGCACAAGTTCCCGCAGGCATCTGGCTATATAAGGAAGAGGGATTGA
- the cutA gene encoding divalent-cation tolerance protein CutA produces the protein MIGIVYITAGSMENASEIARELVVRRLAACVNMFPTFSIYRWEEKVEEQNEIVLLVKTDSSRLDEIIGTVKHLHTYSLPAIEFWEVKGEEEYLDWVHVNSS, from the coding sequence ATGATAGGAATCGTGTACATCACAGCTGGAAGTATGGAAAATGCATCGGAAATTGCAAGAGAACTTGTTGTAAGAAGGCTCGCAGCCTGCGTAAACATGTTTCCGACATTTTCAATCTACAGATGGGAAGAAAAGGTAGAAGAGCAAAACGAGATAGTCCTGCTTGTTAAGACTGACTCTTCCCGCCTTGACGAAATAATCGGAACCGTAAAGCATCTTCACACTTATAGCTTACCTGCCATCGAATTCTGGGAAGTTAAGGGGGAGGAGGAGTATCTTGACTGGGTCCATGTAAACAGTTCTTAA
- a CDS encoding site-2 protease family protein has protein sequence MSSTSIVLGIFLLYWFLISILDRRGILEKYNISTFGPLPILMIRTTKGLKLLDILARPKSYWRVFANVGILMMFAGMVAMFLVIAISDLALYTSFLNNSVPEPGKYNAPRNILLIPGVNEFIPFTWGVIALIVTLVVHEFSHAILCRVEDIRVKSMGILFALVPIGGFAEPDDEQLFGKKEEVKKELSLTATIEEIEAWEQREREEKRLNNKQKGAAAAAIPVPKETKPEPEVTATRTQRARILAAGVMANFCVAFVAFLLFFGPVLGAIAPLSDAMIVGINESSPAQLAGLQKDMVITQVDDTEVTTGMDLLSYLETVEPGDTVRIHASQDNTVSVYELKVPSSPEECFSGVPVGGVVEGSPAEAAGIETGMTMLRLNDTQMRSIASFVNFMEGTEANQTIEVEVLPSANYTGELTENGTAIFDIQLAPHPSDSESGFLGVIYGSSGVLECQMLGMSIWMPQAKFYLEALKQIPSLLTEPVGWIILFGLPIYGFAGEGFRGFSGTIAQFYQPVGWAEPLGVGIFWIANSLLWIGWLNFYVGLFNCLPAVPLDGGHVFRDYTYSLMYRFTRNEGVAERVSNSITASFSMLILFSFLFMIFGPFIGQWI, from the coding sequence TTGAGCAGCACAAGCATTGTACTGGGTATTTTTTTACTGTACTGGTTCCTTATCTCCATTCTAGATAGAAGGGGAATTCTGGAAAAGTATAACATAAGCACTTTCGGTCCTCTTCCTATCCTCATGATCAGGACAACAAAGGGTCTTAAACTGCTGGACATTCTTGCCCGCCCGAAAAGTTACTGGAGGGTTTTTGCAAACGTCGGGATCCTTATGATGTTTGCGGGCATGGTAGCTATGTTCCTGGTCATTGCTATTTCGGACCTTGCGCTCTATACCTCGTTTCTTAACAACAGCGTGCCTGAGCCTGGGAAATACAATGCCCCAAGGAATATACTGCTGATCCCGGGAGTGAATGAATTTATTCCTTTTACCTGGGGTGTTATTGCTCTCATAGTTACTCTTGTAGTGCACGAGTTTTCCCATGCAATCCTGTGCAGGGTTGAAGACATCAGGGTCAAATCCATGGGAATCCTGTTTGCCCTTGTCCCTATAGGGGGTTTTGCGGAACCTGATGATGAACAGCTTTTTGGCAAAAAAGAAGAAGTAAAAAAAGAGCTGTCGCTGACAGCTACGATTGAAGAAATCGAGGCATGGGAACAGAGGGAAAGAGAGGAAAAAAGGCTGAATAATAAGCAAAAAGGCGCAGCAGCAGCAGCCATTCCTGTACCCAAAGAAACAAAACCTGAGCCGGAAGTGACAGCCACAAGAACTCAGAGAGCCCGTATCCTTGCTGCCGGAGTTATGGCTAATTTCTGCGTTGCTTTTGTAGCCTTTCTGCTCTTTTTCGGTCCCGTACTCGGGGCAATTGCTCCCCTCAGCGATGCCATGATAGTTGGCATTAACGAAAGTTCTCCGGCTCAGCTTGCAGGGCTTCAGAAAGACATGGTGATTACACAGGTTGATGATACTGAAGTCACCACAGGCATGGACCTTCTCTCCTATCTGGAAACTGTCGAGCCAGGAGATACCGTGCGCATCCATGCTTCACAAGATAATACTGTTTCAGTCTATGAGTTAAAGGTTCCTTCTTCTCCGGAGGAATGCTTCAGTGGAGTGCCTGTAGGAGGTGTCGTTGAAGGAAGTCCTGCAGAAGCAGCAGGGATCGAAACCGGAATGACAATGCTCCGGCTTAATGATACACAAATGCGAAGCATTGCAAGTTTTGTAAATTTCATGGAAGGAACGGAGGCAAACCAGACCATAGAAGTTGAGGTGCTTCCTTCCGCAAATTATACAGGTGAACTTACAGAAAACGGCACTGCCATTTTTGACATCCAGCTTGCCCCACACCCTTCAGACAGTGAAAGCGGCTTCCTTGGAGTGATCTACGGAAGTAGTGGGGTTCTGGAGTGCCAGATGCTTGGAATGTCCATCTGGATGCCCCAGGCAAAGTTCTATCTCGAAGCACTCAAGCAGATTCCCTCCCTTCTTACCGAGCCGGTAGGCTGGATTATCCTTTTCGGGCTTCCCATATATGGGTTTGCAGGTGAGGGATTCCGCGGCTTTTCAGGCACTATCGCACAATTTTACCAGCCTGTTGGATGGGCAGAGCCCCTCGGAGTCGGGATTTTCTGGATTGCAAACTCCCTGCTCTGGATTGGGTGGCTGAACTTCTACGTGGGCCTGTTCAACTGCCTGCCTGCAGTGCCTCTTGATGGAGGACATGTATTCAGGGACTATACCTATTCCCTCATGTACAGGTTCACAAGGAACGAAGGAGTTGCGGAAAGGGTTTCAAATTCCATCACTGCAAGTTTCTCCATGCTGATTCTGTTCTCGTTCCTTTTCATGATATTCGGGCCTTTCATAGGGCAGTGGATCTGA